TCCGCCATCTATTTGACGAGAACAGCGCCTTTATGCATCGGGCGTTCCCGAAGTGTCGGTTGCGGAGCTGTGCTGAAGGCGAAGTCAGAGACAGCCGCGTTCCGCGTAAAATTAATCCACAGCTTTTGAACGACATTCCCGAGCGCATTGGTTGAACTGATTCAACTGGCCCCACTCATTCCGTGCTTCAGGGCGACCTTCGACATTCCAGGAACGCTCCACGCACCTTCGGGAACAGATTCCCGACATATCAGGAACGGAGGTCACGACACTTCGGGAACGAAGATACGATCCTCCAGGAACGCCGCTTTGTGCGCGACTCGCGCATTCCAGCCGAATATTCGAGCCGTAAAATGCGTTAACTCCTTAACTTCCTAAGAAACCTTATAACCAGTGCGATCGTCATTTTGGAAAAAAGGAAGATGGAGGACAGACAAGCGGCTTTGTCTCCCTAAATCCCACGAGCCGACAGCAGATCGCCCGTCGCATGCTCGACTTGCGCGATCAACTTCGTCGCGCCTTGATGCGAAATGCCCAGAAGCCGCGCGACAGCCACTTTGCTTAGTCCCGGATAGGCAAGGCCAAGCCGCATCAGCAGCGGTGCTTTGCTCCGTTTCGTGACCTGCAACTCCTGCGGCAGTTTCCTCAGCCGTCCCTCGAGGCGATCTAGGTCGGCCAGACCCGCCTTGGCTTGCCGTTCGATCATCGCTGTCAGCTGCATCGTCAGGACGCCGACGTCAGCACCAGGGAAGCGAGGCATATCGACAAAAGACGGCAAACGCCGCAATGTCAGGCCCGCCGCTTCGAAGGCAGCCGGCAGATGCGCCGCCACGATCCAACCCAGATCCGATCGGCGGGGATCAAGGCGTAACTGCCGCCCATCGGCCGTTGTGAGCAATTGTCCGCCGCTGATGGGCGCCGCCAGACCCTCTCGCGCGGCGATAAACCGCTCCGCAACGCCTTCCAGGCTCGTGTTGGGGTAGGGGGCTTCGATCAGCGCCTGGACGGTCCGCCAGGCCGGTCCAAAGCGTATCAGGTCCTCTGGCGCCCATACTTCCGCTTCCTTGCGATCGTCCAGCAGCCGCCGCGATACGTTAAGCGTCGCCTTAGCGATGGGATCGCGGCTGCTTTCCGTCGCAGACAGGGCAAAATGGACCAGCGCCGCGATCGACAAGGGGTCATTCAACCCTTCGCTGTGGCGGGGTGGCGGCGTCCGCCCGCAAATCCAGTCCTGCAAGTCCTTGACCCCGATCGGGACGGAAGCGGCAGTCGCCAACGTGGCCGCGCCCTTGAGCCTCGCCCTAGCAAGCCAGATGTCGGCGGCAGGGCTGTTTGCAAGCCGTCCATCAAGGCGCCCGAGCAGTAGAAGTGCTTCACCGGCAGAGGAGGGAAAGTCCAGCATTCCCCTGCCTTAGCGCGTTATTGAATGTAACTAAACAGATAGGTTGGTTGTACCCTCTTTTTGTACGCGAGCGCTCTCTTGCCCTTGGGCTTAAAGCCCCGGAGGGGGCATACCGATCCAACGGTTGGCGGAATTCCAGTCCCGCTTGAAAGCAGAGGTCCGCCGCGCCATCTGTCCGGCGGTCAAATTTTAGTGGAGGGCATGAAAGACGCCATGACGAACCCGACCGACGTTGCTGCGGAAACCCGTTCCTTTGAGGCTGATGTAGCCAAATTGCTGCACATGATGGTGCATTCGGTCTATTCGGACAAGGATGTGTTCCTGCGCGAACTCATCTCCAACGCTGCCGATGCTTGCGAAAAGCTTCGCTATGAAAGCCTGAACGATCCCACGCTGACGGGCAGTGACAGCGCCAGGGTCACGGTCACCCTGGATCCTGATGCACGCCAGATCATCGTCGAGGATAATGGCATCGGCATGAGCGAGGCGGAACTGGTGGAGGCGCTTGGCACGATCGCGCGCTCGGGCACCAAAGCCTTCATGGATCGCATCGCGACGGCCAAGGAAGCGGAAGGGACACAGCTTATCGGCCAGTTCGGAGTCGGTTTCTATTCAGCCTTCATGGTCGCCGATCGCGTGGACGTATTTTCGCGCCGCGCGGGTTCCGATCAGGCCGCGCGCTGGTCTTCCGATGGCCTCGGCACCTATACCGTTCGGTCCGCTGATGCTGCGCAAGCGCCCCCACATGGCACTTGCGTGATCCTGCATCTTAAGGAGGATGCGTCCTCCTATACCGAACGCTACCGCACCCAGCAGCTCATCAGGGATCAGTCGGGCCATGTGCCGGTGCCGATCTTCCTCAAGGAAAAGCCCGATGCAGAAGCTGAGCAGATCGCGGACGGCGCGGCGCTCTGGACCAAGCCCAAGAGCGAGATCAGCGAAGAAGACTATACCGATTTCTATCGCAGCGTCGCGGGGCAGTTCGACCAGCCCGCGCTGACGCTGCATTATCGGGCGGAGGGGCTGCACGAATATGCGGTGCTGGCCTTCATCCCTGAAATGAAGCCTTTCGACCTGTTCGATCCCGACCGGACGGGCCGGATGAAGCTCTATGTGCGCCGCGTTTTCATCACCGACGAGGCCGAGATCCTGCCGCGTTACCTGCGCTTCGTTCGCGGCCTCGTCGATTCCAGCGATTTGCCGCTCAACGTCTCGCGTGAGATGATCCAGCAGAGCCCCGTTCTGGCTGCCATCCAGAAGGGGGTGAGCAACCGCGTTCTTACCGAACTGGAAAAGTTGTCCGCCAAGGACGGCGATGCTTATATCAAATTCTGGGATAATTTCGGCGCCGTGTTGAAGGAGGGGCTGTACGAAGATTATGCCCGGCGGGAGCAATTGCTCGGCCTCGCGCGCTTCAAATCGACCGTGTCTGGAGAAGGTTGGCGCTCGCTCAAGGACTATGCCGAGGGGATGAAGGAGAACCAGACGGCAATCTATTATGCCACCGGTTCCGATCTGGACCGCCTCGCCTCTTCTCCACAACTCGAAGGTTTCCGTGCCCGTGGCATCGAGGTTCTTCTGCTGACCGATCAGGTGGACAGCTTCTGGGTCACCGCCGGCGTCGATTATGACGGCAAGCCGTTCAAATCAGTGACGCAGGGCCTTATCGACCTTAGCCTGATCCCGCCTGCCGAAGGAGAAACGGCCCCGCCTGCCGCGTCGGAAGAGGTCAGCGATTTCATTGCCTTCGCCAAGGGTTTGCTGAAGGACGAAGTGTCCGACGTCCGCGCTTCGGAGCGTTTGACCGAAAGCCCTGTCTGCCTTGTCGCGGCGGAACATGGCATGGACAGACAGCTGGAAAAGCTGCTGGCGGCTACTGGGCGCGGAGGCGGGGCAGCGGCTCCCGTGCTGGAACTCAACCCCCGGCACGGCCTTATCGCGAAGCTGAGCGAGTTGCGGGATGATCCTGCATTGCGCGAGGATGCCGCCCGGCTGCTGCTGGATGAAGCCCGCATTGCTGATGGAGAATTGCCCGCCGATCCGCGCGCCTTTGCGGAAAGACTTGGCCGGATCATGGCCAAGGCGCTTGGGCGATGAATGACGTGCTGGCCCGGTCCGCCGGGCCAGCACGTCTCGGACGCCATTTCAGGCAAGCGTCACGAAAATTTCAGCCTCGATAACCCAGTCCGCGCCGATCTTGCGCCATTTCGCGCTATAGGCTCCCGACGCGACCGGCGATGCCATTCCGGCCGACACGCCCGCCCATTCCCCCTGTTCAAGGGCGATCGGCTCGACGGGGGAGGGGAGAATGCTGGTCGGCGTGCGGGTGTAGATGGTGTGGTCGGGCGCTGCAAATTCCCGCTTCCAGGCCAGCAGTTGCGCCTTCCGACCGGAAATCACCGCGCTGTCGCTGCCCGTGACAAGGATCGCGTCCCGCGCCAGCAGGGGACCGATGGCGTTCAAGTCGCATTCGGCCAGCGCGCGATTGAATGTTGCCCGGCGCAGGCGGATGGCGAGGTCGGTCGATTGGGTCACGGAATATTCCAGGGTTGAAGGCCGACAGATTCGGTCCGGTCGAAGATAATATGCTGCTGATATGCCGCGCTCCTGCGTCGGCCGCAACAAAGCTGCGGGAGCGGCTGGCCGCCGTCATCTCCCCTCGCTCCGGCGCGGCTAATGCAGGACTCGCGCCACGCTGGGAACGCACCCCCGCCCGGTCCGTTAGCTGCGAGGAACGCAGCATAGGAGGACCGATCATGGATGTCCGGCGTGCCAGTATTGGCCTTGGTCTATTTTCGATTGCCATTGGCGTGGCGGAAATCGCCGCCACGCGTCGCATCGCGCGTGCGCTTGGTAACGATCATCGCGCAGGGCGTGCGACATTGCGGGCCTTTGGCGCGCGGGAAATGCTGGCGGGCGCAGGCATCCTTGCCGCTCCCGCCCATTCGACACTGGTCTGGAACCGGGTAGCGGGCGATGCGATGGATCTCGCTGCCCTTGGCCTTGCCGCCCGTAATGCCCCACGCCGCCGCGCCATATGGGGGGCGATTGCCTTTGTGGCTGGCGCAACGATCATTGATGCGCTGGTCGCCCGGGCGCTCGACCGGAAAACCGGCAGCGCTTTCCCCGTTCGCCGCACCCTCGGATCGCGAAGAGACGGCGCGTGGCATGACGCAGCGGCTATGCAGGATCGTCATCCCACGACGATCGAGCCTGAAGGCATGCCCTATGTCCAAGCGCCGGAAATCACCCGGCACTGAGCGTCTATCAGGCATCGCACGCTTACTCTCAAGCAAGGCAGGCCGATATGCCCGCCTCGACCGCCATGCAACTGTCGGCGATGGCAAGGCGTTATCCCCGGATGAAAAGCGATGCGGCACGTTACTTCAGGGTCATGAAACGCAATGGATTTTGCGATTTTGACCCATATGGTAACGGCCGCGCTGAAGGAGATGCGGCTGAATGAGCGAAATTGTCGATCGCATTTCAACGGGTAACGGGGGGCTGAACTCCATATTGGGCGGGGGACTGCCCGCAAAACGTCTATATCTGGTCGAGGGCGCGCCGGGTTCGGGCAAGACGACCCTGGCTCTCCAGTTCCTGCTGGAAGGCGTCAAGGCCGGTGAGCCGGTCCTCTATGTCACGCTGTCGGAAACCAGTGAAGAATTGTCGGTCGTCGCAGCCTCGCACGGATGGAATCTCGCTGGGGTGAACCTGTTCGAGCTTGCCTCCGCAGACTCGGTGCTGGGCATGGGCCGCGATCAATCCATCCTGCATAGCTGGGAAATGGAACTCGGCGGGATTATCGACCTGATCCGCGAGGAAGTGGGACGCGTGAAGCCCAAGCGGATCGTGTTCGACAGCCTGTCCGAATTGCGACTGCTGGCGCAGGATCCGCTGCGCTATCGGCGGCAACTGCTGTTCCTGAAACAGTTTTTCGCGCGGATCGACACAACCGTCCTGCTGGTCGATGACCTGACAGGCGGTTCCGGCATTCGCGACAATCATCTGCATAGCCTGTGCCACGGCGTCATAACGCTGGAGCGGCTGACTCTGGATTTCGGCGCGGCGCGGCGGCGGATGCAGATTCAGAAGATGCGCGGCGTCGCATTCGTCGCAGGCTATCATGACATGATCATCCGCAAGGGCGGCATCGATATCTTCCCCCGGCTTGTGGCGGAGCGCAGCCTATCGGCCTTTATGGGGGAGCCGGTTCCCAGCAGGATCCCGGAACTGGACGCGATATTGGGCGGAGGGCCGACACGCGGCACCAGCACCCTTATCACTGGTCCGGCCGGATCGGGAAAGACGACGCTCGCGCTGCAATATCTGATCGCAGCCTGTGAACGGGGCGAAAATGTCGTCATCTATCAGTTTGACGAGCGCATCGGCACGCTGATCGGGCGCGCGCAGCAGTTGGGCATCGATCTTCAGGCCCTTATGGACGAAGGCCGCATGGTGATCCGGCAGATCGATCCTGCCGAAATCGCACCGGGCGAATTTGCGTCCATGGTGCGTAATGAGGTGGAAGGACGCGGCGTCCGCATGATCCTGATCGACAGCCTCAACGGCTATGTCGCCGCTATGCAGGAGGAACAGCAGTTGATCCTGCAACTGCATGAATTGCTATCGTACCTGAGCCACCGTGGCGTCCTCACCCTGCTGGTAAATCCGCAACAGGGATTTTTCGGCACGATGAGCACGAATGGTCTCAACGTGTCCTACATTGCCGACGTCGTCATCATGCTGCGTTTCTTTGAAGCGGGGGGACGCATCCGCAAGGCTTTGTCGGTGGTCAAGAATCGCAGCGGCGCCCATGAGGATGCCATTCGCGAATTACGCATCGATGCGCAGGGCATTCGCGTCGGCGCGCCACTTTCCGATTTCAGGGGGGTGTTGACCGGAACGCCGGAATATCTTGGCTCGACGACGCCGCTGATGGAGGACCGGCCGAGCCGTGCATAAGGCGGCAACCGCAGGTCTCCGGGTCCTTGTCAGCGCACCCTATGGCAGCGACGCGGAAAGCGCCGCCTTGCTGCTGCGCGGGGAAGGGCACCGGGTGCTCGTCTGCCCGACACTGATCGAAGTCGCGGAGGCGATCGACGAACAGGCGGGCGTCGTACTGGTCACTGAGGAGGCGCTGCTTGCCGACCTTGGGCCGCTCCACCGCGCGCTGGATGCGCAGCCTGCCTGGTCGGATGTGCCCTTCATCCTGCTGGCCGGTCGGCAGGCGGGCCGCATGGTGTCGAGCGAAGCTGTGCGGCGGCGGTTGCCCGACAATGCCTTGAGCGTGATCCTGCTGGAACGGCCGGTGAGCGGGGAATCGCTCGTCAGCGCGGTCGCTTCGGCGATGCGGGCGCGGCAAAAGCAATTGCAGATCCGCGATCAACTGGCCGCCCTGCATGCAGAACGCAGCCGGCTGAACGCGCTGCTTGAACATCTTCCCATCGGCGTCGCCTTCGTGGCGGGCGACGGGAGCACATTGCTGTCCAATCCGGCCTATCGCCGTTTTCTGCCAGGCGGCGAAATCCCGGCGCGCCTGCCCGATGCGGAGCACCAATGGGAGGGGTATGACGAAGACGGCCGCCGCATAACCCGTGACCGCTTCGTGGCGGTGCGGGCGCTGAAGGGTGAACGGGTAACAGGCGTGGAGTTCCTGCATCATCCTCCCAAGGGCGAACCTGTCTGGACGCGCGTGAGCGGCGTCCCGCTGCTCGATGGCGATGGTGCGGTGACCGGAGCCATTTCCGTGATTGTCGATATCGACGAACAGAAGCGCGGGCAGCAGGCGTTGACGCAAGCCGCGCAGCGGCTGGAGCAGGAGGTGGACGCCAGGACGCAAGAATTGCGCGAGGCGCTGGCACGGCTGAAGGCAGAAGGGGAAGAACGCGCCCGCGCCGAAGAAGCATTGCGCCAGGCGCAGAAGATGGAAGCGGTCGGCCAGTTGACCGGCGGCATTGCGCATGATTTCAACAATATGCTGACGGGCATCATCGGTGCCCTCGACATCATGAAGCGGCGCATCGCCAGCGGCCGCCTGGAGGATCTTGACCGGTTCATGGACGCGGCCAGCAGCTCCGCGCAGCGCGCGGCTGCGCTGACTGCGCGGTTGCTCGCCTTTTCGCGGCGGCAATCGCTGGACAGCAAGCCGACCGATATCTGCAACCTGCTTCATTCGCTGGAGGATCTGCTGCGCCGGACGATGAGCGAAACGATCGCGGTGGAGATTGTTTCGGACAAGCCACTGCCGCCTGCCCTTGTCGATGCCAACCAGCTGGAAAGCGCGATCATCAACCTGGCGATCAACGCCCGCGATGCGATGCCGGATGGCGGTCGGCTGACCCTATCTTGCCGGGAACAGGAGCTGGACGCCGCTTTTTGTCTGCAAAATCCCGGCGTAGCGCCGGGCCGCTACGTCGTGGTAGCCGTCTCCGATACGGGCGTCGGCATGGACGCCGCGACGCTCGATAAGGTGTTCGACCCGTTTTTCACGACCAAGCCGATCGGGCAGGGCACCGGCCTAGGGCTGTCGATGGTCTATGGCTTTGCGAAACAGTCGAACGGGCTTGTGCGCATCCATTCGACGCAGGGCACCGGCACTTCCGTCAAGCTCTTCCTGCCGGTGGCGCAGACGCAACCTGAAGTCGAGCCGGCGGAAAGCGCGCCCATACATCATGGCGACGGGCAATCGGTGATGCTGGTCGAAGATGATGAGTCCGTACGCTTGCTGGTGCGGGATGTGCTGGAAGAACTAGGCTACAAGACGACAGAGGCGGCCGATGGGCAGCAGGCGGTTCGCATATTGGAGTCCGGCCAGCGATTTGACCTGATGATTTCCGATGTCGGGCTGCCGGGAATGAATGGACGGCAACTGGCCGAGATCGCGCGCGAATATCTGCCGGACCTGCCCGTCCTGTTCGTGACTGGCTATGCCGAAAGCGCGACGGTGCGTGGTGGATTTCTGTCGCATAACATGCAGATGATCACCAAGCCGTTCCAGATAGAGAGCCTGGCCGCTCGCATCCGCGAGATGCTGGAAAGCTGAGTGCGGCGATTGGCCCGTCAGCGGTTTTGGTCGAGGAAATCGGCTACCGCGTTGACGTTGTGACCGACCCTATCGACCGCTTCTTCCAGCAGGCTTCGAGACGCCTGCAGGCGCTGGGACCAATATTGCACCTCCAGGTCCGAGGTCAGCGACACATGCTTGATATCGCGGGGGATGGGCGGCGCCCTGTCTTCATATGTGGGTCGAATGTCCAGGCTGGCCATGGCGATACACTTTCCTGCAGGTGACTCCTCTCATGGTAAGAGCGACTTTTGGAAAATGATGTTCCGGGCGGGCGCGGGGAAAGTTCATAACCTGCATTACTGACCACCATATTCATTGCTCTGCGATTGGCGGGAGCAGGAACCGGAAGGGGGTCTGGCGGGTCTGTGGCTGTGAGCAGGGAAGCCTTCCCTACGCTGAAACCATCTGCATCAGGAGAGCTTGCATGGCCCGGAAGATCGGTGAGGACAAAGGCGCGAAAAACGCCGCCCGCGAATTCGAAACCAGGACAGGGGCTGGCGGGGAACTGCACCAAGTCGCCGGTTCGTCTGGCGATGTGCTGACCACGCAGCAGGGCGTGCCCATCGCCGACGACCAGAACAGCCTGCGGGTCGGTGAACGTGGGCCGACGCTGCTGGAAGATTTCCACTTCCGCGAAAAGATCTTCCATTTCGACCATGAACGTATCCCCGAACGCGTCGTTCACGCGCGCGGCTTTGGCGTGCACGGCACCTTTACCCTGAACGAGAGCCTGGAAGAATTCACCACCGCCAAGGTGCTGACCGAAGTGGGCGAGCATACGCCCATGTTCGTTCGCTTCTCGACAGTCGCGGGTAGCAAGGGGTCGTTCGACCTGGCGCGCGACGTTCGGGGGTTTGCGGCCAAATTCTATACCAAGGAAGGCAATTGGGATATTGTCGGCAACAACATCCCCGTCTTCTTCATTCAGGACGCCATCAAGTTTCCCGACCTGATCCATGCGGCAAAGCCCACGCCCGATCGTGGATTTCCCCAGGCCCAGACAGCCCATGACAATTTTTGGGACTTCATCAGCCTGACGCCGGAATCGATGCACATGATCATGTGGGTCATGTCGGATCGTGCGATCCCGCGCTCCTTCCGCTTCATGGAAGGGTTCGGCGTCCACAGTTTTCGCCTGATCAATGCCGAAGGGAAGGGGACCTTCGTCAAATTCCACTTCAAGCCCAAGCAGGGCCTGCAGTCTGTGATGTGGAACGAGGCGGTGAAGATCAATGGCGCCGATCCCGATTTCCACCGCCGCGACCTGTGGGATGCGATAGACCTTGGCAGCCCGCCGGAATGGGACTTGGGCGTCCAGATTTTTGACGAGGATTTTGCTGACACGTTCGAATTCGATGTGCTTGATCCGACCAAGATCATCCCGGAGGAACAGGTGCCGGTGCGGATTATTGGCAGCTTCGTTCTCGACGCGCGGGTCGAAAATTTCTTCGCCGAAACGGAACAGGTCGCTTTCTGCACGCAAAATGTCGTTCCGGGCATCGGCTTTTCCAACGATCCGCTGCTTCAGGGACGCAATTTCTCCTATCTCGACACGCAATTGAAGCGGCTCGGGTCTCCCAACTTCACGCACATCCCGATCAACGCGCCGCGCGGCTGCCCCGTGCATAATTTCCAGCAGGATGGCCATATGGCGATGACCAATCCCAAGGGCCGGGTGAATTACGAGCCCAACAGCTGGGGCGGGCCGCGCGAATCCCCTGAACGCGGCTATCGCCATTTCGCTGCGGGCGAGGCGGGGCCGAAGCTGCAGATGCGCTCGCCCAGCTTCAACGATCATTATAGTCAGGCACGCCAATTTTTCATTAGCCAGACGCCGATCGAACAGAAGCATATCGGCGACGCGCTGGTGTTCGAATTGTCGAAATGCGAACGGATCGACATCAGGCAGAGGATGGTGGCGCATCTGCGCAACATCGACGAAGGGCTGGCGACAATCGTTGCAGGCGGATTGGGTCTGCCGAAACTGCCAGATCCTGCGCCTGCCGCCGCCACGCCCCGCACCGACCTGCCGCCGTCAGACGCGCTCAGCATCGTTCGCAATGGCCCGGACAGCTTTACCGGCCGCAAGCTCGGTATCTTGGTCAGCGATGGCGCGCCGGCCGCATTGGTCAAGGCGCTGGTCACGGAAGTGAAGCAGCTGGGCGCGGTCTATGAGATCATCGCCCCTAAGGTCGCTGGCGCGATGCTGGACGACGGTACGACCGTTGAGGGCAAGCAGAAAATCGACGGAGGGCCGTCCGTCCTTTACGATGCGATAGCGCTCGTCCTCTCGCCCGACGGTGCGGCGCAGTTGATGCAGGACAAGGCAGCGAAGGATTTCGTCAACGATGCCTATGCCCATTGCAAGTTCATCGCCTATGTCGATGACGCCCTGCCGCTGATCGACCGCGCGGGCATAAGCGAAGCGGACATGGATGAAGGGCTGGTCCGGCTGGAAGGGCCGGACGATGTCGCCCCGTTCCTGGCGCTATGCGGGCAACTGCGGCTGTGGGATCGTGAAATGAAGGTTGATCTCGACGCCGCAGGCTTCCTGGCGGGTAAGAACAAGCCGAATAACAAATAGGCCAAATTGCTGAAGCGAGGCTTAACGGGCGCAAATCCTGTCGGCCTGATGCCTCGCTTCGCCGCGATGTTCCGGCCAGCCCAACATGGGTAAATAAAGGCTGAGCTGGGTCAGTTATGATGGTTGTGAGGGGGGCGTCCAGGAGGAGGAGCCCATGTCTGGCCAGTTCGCCGTCAGCGAATCGCATTGCCATTTCCGCCCACATCAATTCCTGGCGCGCGAGGATGAACAGCCTGAAGCGATCTTCCAGATCGATGAAGGCTGGGCTTGTCGGTACAGGCTTTTGCCGGACGGACGCAGGCAGATCACCGGGCTTTTTCTGCCGGGGGATATTTGTGAGCCGCACTGGGCACTGGGCACGCGTCCAACGCAGCCGATCGTGGCGTTGACTAATGTCCGCGCGACTTGCCTACCCTGCTCAGCCCATGGCGGGTTGCCCAGGGAAAGCGAGCGGGCCTGTTGGAAAAATCTGACCGATATTATTGAACGCCAGGCCAACTGGCTGGTGACTTTGGGGCGAAAGACTGCGCTGGAACGGCTTGCCCATCTGTTGCTCGAATTGTTCGAGCGTATGCACGCGTCTGGCCTCAGCTATGGCCAGCAATGCGCCATGCCGCTCACGCAGATGGAGATTGCCGACATGACCGGCCTGACCCCTGTGCATGTGAACCGGACGTTGCAGGCGATGCGGTCCCGCGGCCTGGTGGAACTGCAATCCAAATGGCTGCGCATTCCCGACCTCGCAGCGCTGCGCGACGCGGCGGGACTTTCGTCGAGGCAGACGATCGCCTGACGCGTGTCCTCGTTGATGGCTGAGACGTAGCGGCCGGGACAGGTCGAGCCTAATGTCGGTCAGGCTGTTTGACCTTGCGGCGGACAGGCATGGCGCTATGAAGAGCGCGCTGGGTCGCGCCTAGGGGGCTCGCACGGACACATCCGGCGAGGCGGGGGGAAAAGCCTTGATCTCTGTAGAGAAAATCGGTCGCATGTTGGCCGGACTGACTGTTCTGGGCCTGTCGTCCATGCTGTCCGCGCAGGGCGGCGGCGGTCGGCCGTTGTTGCAGGACAGTTTTCGCATCGGCAGTGGCGGCGGCGCCCTGTGCCAGGCGCAAAGCGCCAATGGCGATTCTGCCGCCCGCACCATGTTCGACCGCGCATGGTCGGTCGTCTGCCGTGACGCCGCGCTTCCCGTAGGCCAGATTTATGCGTTGCGCCGGGATGGTGAGGGAGGCGAAGACGCCTTGCTGGAAAGGCTGGCTGCCTCCCGCGGCGCAGCGGTCAATTGCAGCGCGCCCGGCGGCGTGACCCTGCCCGATGTCGGTCCTGCAACCGTCCGCAACTGCAACGGGGCGGCGGGGGTCTATCGCATCATGACGGTGCCGCGCGGCCAGACAGTTTATGCGGCGCAAGGGTACGCGCCCTATGCCAGCGCGCTCGACCTTGGGCTGCGGACCGTGATGCTGGGACGGACCGTGCCCGGCACGCTGGACATCGTCAGCACGGGCAGCGGCAATGGCGCAGCCTTCGCGCGAATGCAGGCGGCCGCGCTCGATCCGCAGACGGTGTTGGCGGAAGGGTATCGCCGCAACGCTTCGGGCAATTATGCCGAGGCCGCGGAATTTTTCGACAGCTTGGCCGACCGGCTCGCGCGCGATCCCGACGCCAGCGCGCTCAGCCCCGCCGAGCGCGCGAACCGGGCGCATGAATATCTGGTCAACCATGGGCTGCAATTGTCCAACCTTGGCCTGTTCGATCAGGCCGCCGCCGCCTTTGCGCAGGCGCGGGCGATCCCAACCGCCGATGCCGTCCAGCTTCGCCTGCGCCGCAATTTTGAGGCGGTCCACCACCTCAACCAGCAGGATCTGCCAGGTGCGCTTGGCCTGCTCGACCGGGCGGTGAAGGGGGACGCGGCGATCGCCATCGCTGGCGACGGTGGTGTGACGCTGCCCACTGAAGTCGCTGTGGAAATGAACAGCGCAGCGCCTGAAGCGCGGGCGCTGGGCGTGCGACAGGATGTGAAGCTGACCCCCGGTGAACGCGCCGCGATTTTGGATGCGCAGGCGCAGCAGTTGCGCGGCACGGTCCTGCGTTTGTCGGGCAAGCCACGCGAAGCGCGCGCCGTGCTGGTCCAAGCGCTTGCCGATGCACAAC
This region of Sphingobium sp. MI1205 genomic DNA includes:
- a CDS encoding nuclear transport factor 2 family protein encodes the protein MTQSTDLAIRLRRATFNRALAECDLNAIGPLLARDAILVTGSDSAVISGRKAQLLAWKREFAAPDHTIYTRTPTSILPSPVEPIALEQGEWAGVSAGMASPVASGAYSAKWRKIGADWVIEAEIFVTLA
- a CDS encoding response regulator; its protein translation is MHKAATAGLRVLVSAPYGSDAESAALLLRGEGHRVLVCPTLIEVAEAIDEQAGVVLVTEEALLADLGPLHRALDAQPAWSDVPFILLAGRQAGRMVSSEAVRRRLPDNALSVILLERPVSGESLVSAVASAMRARQKQLQIRDQLAALHAERSRLNALLEHLPIGVAFVAGDGSTLLSNPAYRRFLPGGEIPARLPDAEHQWEGYDEDGRRITRDRFVAVRALKGERVTGVEFLHHPPKGEPVWTRVSGVPLLDGDGAVTGAISVIVDIDEQKRGQQALTQAAQRLEQEVDARTQELREALARLKAEGEERARAEEALRQAQKMEAVGQLTGGIAHDFNNMLTGIIGALDIMKRRIASGRLEDLDRFMDAASSSAQRAAALTARLLAFSRRQSLDSKPTDICNLLHSLEDLLRRTMSETIAVEIVSDKPLPPALVDANQLESAIINLAINARDAMPDGGRLTLSCREQELDAAFCLQNPGVAPGRYVVVAVSDTGVGMDAATLDKVFDPFFTTKPIGQGTGLGLSMVYGFAKQSNGLVRIHSTQGTGTSVKLFLPVAQTQPEVEPAESAPIHHGDGQSVMLVEDDESVRLLVRDVLEELGYKTTEAADGQQAVRILESGQRFDLMISDVGLPGMNGRQLAEIAREYLPDLPVLFVTGYAESATVRGGFLSHNMQMITKPFQIESLAARIREMLES
- a CDS encoding ATPase domain-containing protein, which codes for MSEIVDRISTGNGGLNSILGGGLPAKRLYLVEGAPGSGKTTLALQFLLEGVKAGEPVLYVTLSETSEELSVVAASHGWNLAGVNLFELASADSVLGMGRDQSILHSWEMELGGIIDLIREEVGRVKPKRIVFDSLSELRLLAQDPLRYRRQLLFLKQFFARIDTTVLLVDDLTGGSGIRDNHLHSLCHGVITLERLTLDFGAARRRMQIQKMRGVAFVAGYHDMIIRKGGIDIFPRLVAERSLSAFMGEPVPSRIPELDAILGGGPTRGTSTLITGPAGSGKTTLALQYLIAACERGENVVIYQFDERIGTLIGRAQQLGIDLQALMDEGRMVIRQIDPAEIAPGEFASMVRNEVEGRGVRMILIDSLNGYVAAMQEEQQLILQLHELLSYLSHRGVLTLLVNPQQGFFGTMSTNGLNVSYIADVVIMLRFFEAGGRIRKALSVVKNRSGAHEDAIRELRIDAQGIRVGAPLSDFRGVLTGTPEYLGSTTPLMEDRPSRA
- a CDS encoding DUF3606 domain-containing protein; translation: MASLDIRPTYEDRAPPIPRDIKHVSLTSDLEVQYWSQRLQASRSLLEEAVDRVGHNVNAVADFLDQNR
- the htpG gene encoding molecular chaperone HtpG, which translates into the protein MTNPTDVAAETRSFEADVAKLLHMMVHSVYSDKDVFLRELISNAADACEKLRYESLNDPTLTGSDSARVTVTLDPDARQIIVEDNGIGMSEAELVEALGTIARSGTKAFMDRIATAKEAEGTQLIGQFGVGFYSAFMVADRVDVFSRRAGSDQAARWSSDGLGTYTVRSADAAQAPPHGTCVILHLKEDASSYTERYRTQQLIRDQSGHVPVPIFLKEKPDAEAEQIADGAALWTKPKSEISEEDYTDFYRSVAGQFDQPALTLHYRAEGLHEYAVLAFIPEMKPFDLFDPDRTGRMKLYVRRVFITDEAEILPRYLRFVRGLVDSSDLPLNVSREMIQQSPVLAAIQKGVSNRVLTELEKLSAKDGDAYIKFWDNFGAVLKEGLYEDYARREQLLGLARFKSTVSGEGWRSLKDYAEGMKENQTAIYYATGSDLDRLASSPQLEGFRARGIEVLLLTDQVDSFWVTAGVDYDGKPFKSVTQGLIDLSLIPPAEGETAPPAASEEVSDFIAFAKGLLKDEVSDVRASERLTESPVCLVAAEHGMDRQLEKLLAATGRGGGAAAPVLELNPRHGLIAKLSELRDDPALREDAARLLLDEARIADGELPADPRAFAERLGRIMAKALGR